The Melitaea cinxia chromosome 21, ilMelCinx1.1, whole genome shotgun sequence genome has a window encoding:
- the LOC123664202 gene encoding solute carrier organic anion transporter family member 1C1-like: protein MEADMMRDAKGKWTRNRLASWVNGTIFVPKKLRGILMGIIFNSTIGEVCCYRLIKQDIKAGELPFYTADMMIVIFAIFEAVAAPLVSWWGFRKRQMLLTWYTVAAFICSLSWFFLPEKLARQESGVLLMARVFPFFLGHKTLTGLVESNIILQIVLIMIGYGMNFVQMPCAVPRNAPIVDGEQTILLSLNDRGFCKSIGRVFYNPVAMTLMFSMALTTTSLWGYGYYELDVIKVKFNLLPHTTIYEFFSEIGMCHFIAVVVAYGGVVFSAPVLMEFCKLKALKQAIIMSVLMFAVYIAMTAMPGCDTGNVAGMEKGTYGHPECSLSCNCKPQWNEYKPVCSVNDMVTYMSPCHAGCSESQEINGIRVYSNCTCAGGGHVLEHACGDAPCRSAHLLYNLLYFMLFTLAILAFQAQGVLLLRVVDPRDKSLAIGVACSIIAIMTFVVGQLSFYGLQGAALNRVERFKYLGHWVSDNLSDDEYLERERRALAVRFNMLARRHIANSSTPAAFGSGIRS from the exons ATGGAGGCGGATATGATGCGTGACGCGAAGGGAAAATGGA CACGAAATCGACTAGCATCATGGGTCAACGGCACAATCTTCGTTCCAAAGAAGTTAAGGGGTATTCTGATGGGAATCATATTTAACTCTACGATTGGGGAGGTTTGCTGTTATAGACTTATCAAGCAGGATATAAAAGCTGGCGAACTTCCATTCTACACTGCag ATATGATGATAGTGATATTCGCTATATTTGAAGCTGTGGCAGCGCCATTAGTATCCTGGTGGGGTTTCAGAAAACGGCAAATGTTATTGACTTGGTATACAGTAGCCGCTTTTATATGTTCTCTATCCTGGTTCTTTTTGCCGGAAAAATTGGCGCGACAAGAATCag GTGTTTTGCTAATGGCTCGAGTTTTTCCATTTTTCCTCGGACACAAAACATTAACAGGCCTTGTGGAAAGTAACATTATCCTCCAGATTGTTCTCATAATGATTGGATACGGGATGAATTTTGTACAGATGCCCTGTGCTGTACCAAGAAATGCACCGATAGTTGATGGAGAGCAAACTATACTATTGTCTTTGAATGATAGAG GTTTTTGCAAGAGTATTGGTCGCGTGTTTTACAACCCAGTAGCAATGACTCTTATGTTTTCAATGGCGCTCACAACAACATCTCTCTGGGGATATGGGTATTATGAGCTTGATGTTATCAAG GTGAAATTCAATTTGCTTCCACACACAACTATATATGAATTCTTCAGTGAAATCGGGATGTGTCATTTCATTGCTGTTGTTGTTGCG tacgGTGGCGTCGTTTTCTCAGCTCCAGTTTTAATGGAGTTTTGCAAATTAAAGGCGCTCAAGCAGGCAATAATAATGAGTGTACTGATGTTTGCGGTTTACATTGCAATGACAGCTATGCCTGGCTGTGATACGGGGAATGTGGCGGGAATGGAGAAGGGTACTTATGGTCATCCGGAGTGTAGTCTTTCGTGCAA CTGTAAACCTCAATGGAATGAGTACAAGCCGGTGTGTTCAGTGAACGACATGGTCACCTACATGTCCCCGTGTCACGCTGGTTGCAGTGAGTCACAGGAAATCAATGGGATTCG GGTGTACTCGAACTGCACGTGCGCGGGCGGCGGCCACGTGCTGGAGCACGCGTGCGGTGACGCGCCGTGTCGGAGCGCGCACCTCCTGTACAACTTGCTGTATTTCATGCTCTTCACCCTCGCGA TATTAGCGTTTCAAGCTCAAGGTGTACTTTTGCTGCGGGTCGTGGACCCGCGCGATAAGTCCCTGGCAATAGGCGTAGCGTGTTCTATTATCGCCATCATGACTTTTGTCGTTGGACAGTTATCCTTTTATGGACTTCAAG GTGCTGCTTTAAATAGAGTAGAACGTTTTAAGTATCTGGGTCACTGGGTTTCGGACAACCTCAGCGATGACGAGTATTTGGAGCGAGAGCGCAGGGCGCTGGCCGTGCGCTTCAACATGCTGGCCCGAAG GCATATTGCCAATTCTTCTACACCTGCAGCCTTTGGGTCAGGTATACGCAGCTAG